The following coding sequences lie in one Rhodothermales bacterium genomic window:
- a CDS encoding malectin domain-containing carbohydrate-binding protein: MALLGAAASPALAGDVEGELRVWHRVSVTFDGPQTSEDAAVNPFTDYRLQVTFTHGATGTTYVVPGFYAADGNAGETSATSGATWRVYFVPDQEGTWTYTASFRTGSFVAVSDDPNAGASTSFDGASGSFTVDATNKSGVDYRGKGMLRYVGGHHLQFAGDGSYFLKTGADTPENLLAYADFDGTYDTACNGDPINDSIHTFGPHVKHWTSGDPSWKSGKGKGLIGGINYLSSAGVNSVYFLTYNIDGGDGCDVWPWKSDQVRDRFDVSKLAQWEQVFAHMDAKGVQLHVILSERQNAKAIGPIGGADNSGLNDIRKLYYRELVARFGHHLALQWNLGEENPSSDPQKREFAGYIRSVDPYDHPITVHTSDGSAFEFYDALFGDPSFEATSLQAIGTDYNALAIHHRSQSAQYGRKWAVYGDEQAPNAGNERADELRKGPLWGNLMGGGAGVEWYTAFDLALEDWSRFYILWNQMGYARSFFEQYLPFQDMEPANDMTVNIDDYVLAKAGDVYAVYLPSGGTALLDLAGVGGAYDVLWYNPRTGGELKKGTVASVAGGALATLGLPPSETSNDWVAIVQSTDAPSNLPPTASFTYSISGNNAFEVAFDASKSDDPDGSIADYSWTFGDATTGTGEKPSHVYAQGGIYEVSLTVTDDKGATATALANVSVSGSTELNTVTISAVTPTAAEPGGEGNNGKFQIVRVGDLSESLTVSFAIGGTATMGEDYETLDEFVTLSPGDDVSNFAIRPLDDADFEGTETVVVTLTAGAGYQIDPSGPDALLELLDNDAALDLAPIYRVNAGGSAESDAVLVWDRDTKNKPSEYVNADTGDNAVNRYHFGGVNNTDAPSAIYQRTRFDPAGGAEMQWDFPVDKSGLYDVRLYFADTDNATRDPGSRVFDVTIEGTLVLDNYDVVADVGFDTAVMKRFVVDVSDGNIDIDFGHEVDQPFISAIEILPTAGTSPGSGITGDRVVLSRAYEQATDAEWELYGVPVATTSTGMLLAEDAQEALSYVGTSYQDVTALVAGVGYWMRSEEDHVRRLDGLRMDSVRVAVRPGWNLIAGPSCSMDVAAIDGSELLVPGTLYSYRGELGYYPMHRIEQGLGYWVMAHTGGELRMRCQTLSIADEAADPAAALDAFGRVSFRDANGAAQALYFDADMPAGDLDRFALPPQPPGDVFDVRFASQRWVTPERGGLVQVRSSAFPLEIQLDRLPAAGANYVVTLMKKGQPVEDLHLSAGQPVLIDDFTVEALKIQPADQWAATLPVAFSVEGNYPNPFADATSIVMDLPEGGAVTVDVFDMLGRRVVSLPAQTLPAGRGRRIAIEAAGLASGVYLYRVEARMDSRTETFSGKMILRR, encoded by the coding sequence ATGGCGCTCCTGGGCGCTGCCGCTTCGCCTGCGCTGGCTGGTGATGTCGAGGGCGAGCTCCGGGTGTGGCATCGGGTAAGCGTCACATTCGATGGACCGCAGACGAGTGAAGATGCGGCGGTCAATCCGTTTACGGATTACCGGTTGCAAGTAACCTTCACGCATGGCGCCACGGGAACGACCTACGTGGTGCCGGGCTTCTACGCCGCCGATGGCAATGCGGGCGAAACGAGCGCGACGTCCGGCGCCACATGGCGGGTCTACTTTGTGCCGGATCAGGAGGGGACGTGGACCTACACCGCGTCGTTCCGTACCGGCTCGTTCGTGGCGGTCAGCGACGACCCCAACGCCGGCGCCTCGACCTCGTTCGACGGCGCCTCCGGGTCGTTCACGGTCGATGCGACCAATAAATCCGGCGTCGACTACCGCGGCAAGGGGATGCTGCGCTATGTCGGCGGCCATCACCTCCAGTTCGCCGGCGACGGAAGCTATTTCCTCAAAACCGGCGCCGATACGCCGGAGAACCTCCTCGCCTATGCCGATTTCGACGGCACCTACGACACCGCCTGCAACGGCGACCCGATCAACGATTCCATCCACACGTTCGGTCCGCATGTCAAGCACTGGACCAGCGGCGATCCGTCGTGGAAGAGCGGGAAGGGTAAAGGGCTGATCGGCGGCATCAACTACCTGAGCAGCGCCGGCGTGAATAGCGTCTATTTTCTTACGTACAACATCGACGGCGGCGACGGCTGCGACGTCTGGCCGTGGAAGTCGGATCAGGTCCGGGACCGGTTCGACGTGAGCAAGCTGGCGCAATGGGAGCAGGTCTTCGCGCACATGGACGCCAAGGGGGTCCAGCTTCACGTGATTCTCAGCGAGCGCCAGAACGCGAAGGCCATCGGCCCGATCGGCGGTGCGGACAACAGCGGGCTCAACGACATCCGCAAGCTGTACTACCGCGAACTCGTGGCGCGTTTCGGTCACCACCTCGCGCTCCAGTGGAATCTGGGTGAGGAAAATCCAAGCTCCGACCCGCAGAAACGGGAATTCGCCGGCTATATCCGTTCGGTCGATCCCTACGACCACCCGATCACGGTGCATACCTCCGATGGCTCCGCGTTCGAGTTTTACGATGCCCTTTTCGGCGATCCATCGTTCGAGGCGACCTCGCTTCAGGCTATCGGCACGGATTATAACGCCCTCGCCATCCACCACCGCAGCCAGAGCGCCCAGTACGGACGCAAATGGGCCGTTTACGGTGACGAACAGGCTCCGAACGCCGGCAACGAACGCGCCGACGAGTTGCGCAAGGGACCCCTGTGGGGCAATCTCATGGGCGGCGGCGCCGGCGTGGAATGGTATACGGCCTTCGACCTCGCGCTGGAAGACTGGTCGCGCTTCTACATCCTGTGGAATCAGATGGGCTATGCCCGCTCCTTCTTCGAGCAGTACCTGCCGTTCCAGGATATGGAGCCCGCCAACGACATGACGGTCAATATCGATGATTACGTGCTCGCGAAGGCGGGTGACGTGTACGCCGTCTACCTCCCGAGCGGGGGGACCGCCCTGCTGGACCTGGCCGGCGTCGGCGGCGCCTACGATGTGTTGTGGTACAACCCGCGCACCGGGGGCGAATTGAAGAAAGGCACGGTAGCCAGCGTGGCCGGCGGCGCGCTCGCCACCCTCGGCCTGCCGCCGTCGGAAACGAGCAACGACTGGGTGGCGATTGTGCAGTCGACCGACGCGCCGTCGAATCTACCGCCCACCGCTTCCTTTACGTATTCAATCTCCGGAAACAATGCGTTCGAGGTAGCCTTCGACGCCTCCAAGTCCGACGACCCGGATGGATCGATTGCCGACTACAGCTGGACGTTCGGCGACGCGACCACCGGAACGGGCGAGAAGCCGAGCCACGTGTATGCCCAGGGCGGCATCTACGAAGTATCGCTGACGGTGACGGACGACAAGGGGGCTACCGCCACCGCGCTGGCCAACGTATCGGTGTCCGGTTCCACGGAGCTGAACACGGTCACGATTTCGGCGGTGACGCCGACTGCGGCGGAGCCGGGCGGGGAAGGCAACAACGGCAAGTTCCAGATCGTCCGGGTAGGCGACCTGTCCGAGTCGCTCACCGTTTCGTTCGCGATCGGGGGGACGGCGACGATGGGCGAGGACTACGAGACGTTGGATGAGTTCGTGACCCTGTCTCCGGGCGACGATGTCTCCAATTTTGCGATTCGTCCGCTGGACGACGCCGACTTTGAAGGGACGGAGACGGTGGTCGTCACCCTCACCGCCGGCGCCGGTTACCAGATCGATCCGTCCGGTCCCGATGCCCTACTCGAACTTCTGGATAACGATGCGGCCCTCGATCTTGCGCCGATCTACCGGGTCAACGCCGGCGGCAGCGCCGAAAGCGACGCCGTGCTCGTCTGGGACCGCGATACGAAAAACAAGCCGTCCGAGTACGTGAACGCCGATACGGGCGACAACGCCGTCAACCGCTATCACTTCGGGGGCGTCAACAACACCGACGCGCCCAGCGCGATCTACCAGCGGACGCGATTCGATCCGGCCGGCGGCGCCGAGATGCAGTGGGACTTCCCGGTCGACAAGTCGGGTCTCTACGATGTGCGGCTCTATTTCGCCGATACCGACAACGCCACCAGGGATCCCGGTTCGCGCGTTTTCGATGTGACGATCGAAGGCACGCTGGTGCTCGACAACTACGATGTCGTGGCCGACGTCGGTTTCGACACGGCGGTGATGAAACGTTTCGTCGTCGATGTCAGCGATGGCAATATCGATATCGATTTTGGCCATGAGGTCGACCAGCCCTTCATCAGCGCCATTGAAATCCTGCCCACGGCCGGCACGAGCCCCGGGTCCGGGATCACCGGCGACCGCGTCGTGCTCAGCCGCGCGTACGAGCAGGCTACGGATGCCGAATGGGAGCTTTATGGCGTCCCGGTCGCCACGACGTCGACCGGCATGCTGCTCGCCGAGGACGCGCAGGAAGCGCTGTCTTACGTGGGGACCTCGTACCAGGACGTGACGGCGCTGGTCGCCGGCGTGGGCTACTGGATGCGCTCCGAGGAAGATCACGTCCGCCGGCTCGACGGGTTGCGGATGGATTCGGTCCGTGTCGCCGTGCGCCCCGGATGGAATCTGATCGCCGGCCCCTCCTGCAGCATGGATGTCGCGGCCATCGACGGCAGCGAACTGCTGGTGCCGGGGACGCTCTACTCGTATCGCGGTGAGCTCGGCTATTACCCCATGCACCGGATCGAGCAGGGCCTGGGTTACTGGGTGATGGCCCACACGGGCGGCGAACTCCGCATGCGGTGCCAGACGCTCTCCATCGCCGACGAGGCCGCCGACCCGGCGGCCGCGCTCGACGCGTTCGGACGGGTATCGTTCCGCGATGCGAACGGCGCGGCGCAAGCCCTGTATTTCGATGCCGACATGCCGGCCGGCGATCTGGATCGTTTTGCCCTGCCCCCGCAGCCGCCGGGCGACGTCTTCGACGTGCGTTTTGCCAGCCAGCGGTGGGTAACGCCCGAACGGGGCGGGCTGGTGCAGGTTCGGAGCAGCGCGTTCCCGCTGGAGATCCAGCTGGACCGGCTTCCGGCCGCCGGCGCCAACTATGTGGTCACCCTGATGAAAAAGGGGCAGCCCGTGGAGGACCTTCATCTCAGCGCCGGGCAACCCGTCCTGATCGATGACTTCACGGTCGAGGCCCTCAAGATTCAACCCGCCGACCAGTGGGCGGCGACGCTGCCCGTCGCGTTCTCGGTGGAAGGCAACTACCCGAATCCGTTTGCCGACGCAACCTCCATCGTGATGGACCTGCCCGAGGGCGGCGCCGTCACGGTCGACGTGTTCGACATGCTGGGGCGACGCGTCGTGAGCCTGCCGGCGCAGACGCTGCCCGCGGGGCGCGGCCGGCGCATCGCCATCGAGGCGGCCGGGCTCGCATCGGGCGTGTACCTGTACCGCGTCGAGGCGCGGATGGATAGCCGAACCGAAACCTTCTCCGGGAAGATGATTCTTCGTCGCTGA